GAAGAGGAGGATGACCTCCGGGGCCACGACCACCAGGCTCCGGGAAAGCTCCTGGAAGCGCCCCTCGTCCAGGAGCTGGATGAGGGGGTCGAAGACCCGGGGGTGGGCCTTCTCCATCTCATCAAAGAGGAACACCCCTCGAGGGTGGGCCACCAGGTCCCGGTAGAGCTTGCCCGGCTCCTCCGAGCCGATGTAGCCCGGGGGGCTCCCCACCAGGCCGGCCACGGTGTGGTCCTGGCCGTACTGGTTCATGTCGTAGCGCACCAGGGGCCTGCCCGTGGCCTCGGCCAGGGCCTTGGCAAACTCTGTCTTGCCGGTGCCCGTGGGGCCCAGGAGGAGGGCGCTGAAGGGCTTTCCGGGCCGGGTGAGCCCCGCCGCCTTCCGCTTGAGCCCGCGGAAGACGGCCCCTATGGCCTCGTCCTGGCCCACCACCCGGGCCTTCACCCGGGCCTCCACCTCTTCCAGGGGCGGGTCCTTGGCCTCTTCCACCGGGCGGCTCACCTCCACCCGCTCCCCCGCCCCGCCCAAGGCCAGGACCCTCCGCCGAAAGAGCCTGGCCAAGAGGACCTCGGTCGCCTCGCTCCAGTACCCGGCGGTGGGGAAGGCCATGAAGAGGAGGAGCAGGTACTGGGGTCCCACCAGCCCCTCCCGGAAGTAGAAGTAGGGGATCAAGGCCAGGGCCACCAAGAGCACGCCCAGGCTCAGCCCCCTGGCCACCTCCGACGCCCTCCGGGGCCAGGAGCGGCGGGTGTAGGGGTAGGCCACCGCCCCCCAGAAGTAGAGGGCGGCGAGGACATTTCCGAAGGACCACCCCTCCTTGACCCCCAGGTAGGTCGCGCTGAGGGCTAGGAGGAGGTTCACCGCTGTTACGACTCCCATAGCGCCAAGTTAATGGGCGGGGTTCCTCAAGGGCAACCCCGCCCCCCTTTACCAGAAGGGGAGGTCCTTCTCCCGCCGGGCCCCCACCACCACCTTCTTGGCGAAGATGGAGGGGGAGTAGACGGTCTGGCCGTCCTTCTCCCACTTCTCCAGCCTGTACTCCCCCTGCACATAGATAGGGGTCCCCTTGCGGAGGAGGTCGGCGATCTCCTCGTCCAGGGCCCAGGCCTTGACCTGGACCCAGGCGGTCCGCTCCTCGCCCTTGCGCACCGCCACCCGGAAGAGCGTGATGGAGACCACGTCCTCCCCGTCCTCGCCCTGGATGGGGATGTACTTCACCAGGGCGTCCCCGCCCAGGTATCCCTGGAGTTCCACCTGGTTGATGGCCCCGTCCAGGTAGGGTCCTTGGGGGTTCTCGGAGACGGAGTGGGCGAGGGGAATCGCCCAGGTAACCCCAAGCTCGAAGGTCTCC
The Thermus aquaticus DNA segment above includes these coding regions:
- a CDS encoding AAA family ATPase translates to MGVVTAVNLLLALSATYLGVKEGWSFGNVLAALYFWGAVAYPYTRRSWPRRASEVARGLSLGVLLVALALIPYFYFREGLVGPQYLLLLFMAFPTAGYWSEATEVLLARLFRRRVLALGGAGERVEVSRPVEEAKDPPLEEVEARVKARVVGQDEAIGAVFRGLKRKAAGLTRPGKPFSALLLGPTGTGKTEFAKALAEATGRPLVRYDMNQYGQDHTVAGLVGSPPGYIGSEEPGKLYRDLVAHPRGVFLFDEMEKAHPRVFDPLIQLLDEGRFQELSRSLVVVAPEVILLFTSNLMAEEAFYGGGLGENLRERLVQKGLRPEWVNRLDVIAAFKPFSGEALERLAAKVVRDYVEGWARRAGVREARVDEGVVPLILGRVDTRFGARDLQRAVEELVADPLAEAYLRAGGKARRVEVLRRGSEVVVVLE
- a CDS encoding single-stranded DNA-binding protein, which translates into the protein MEAVEEGKPYLFYDGLLARKTQEGKETFELGVTWAIPLAHSVSENPQGPYLDGAINQVELQGYLGGDALVKYIPIQGEDGEDVVSITLFRVAVRKGEERTAWVQVKAWALDEEIADLLRKGTPIYVQGEYRLEKWEKDGQTVYSPSIFAKKVVVGARREKDLPFW